The following are encoded in a window of Flavobacteriales bacterium genomic DNA:
- a CDS encoding DUF2461 domain-containing protein → MAWFTADFNGFFKDLAKNNHREWFEANRKRYEASVKQPFEAFVTEAIQRIAKHDKAVAITPREAIFRLHRDIRFSKDKTPYKLESSAIISPAGRKDHSVPGIYFALGPESVKFYGGAYAPDKEQVERIRTAIMRDMATFHKVVHAKTFKEVFGTVQGEANKVLPAPFKEAAKQEPLIANKQFYVGGERKASLVTDPKLLDVLMEHYLAMRPFNAWLAQAMRWTDPGR, encoded by the coding sequence ATGGCCTGGTTCACCGCTGACTTCAACGGCTTCTTCAAGGATCTGGCGAAGAACAACCACCGGGAATGGTTCGAGGCCAACCGCAAGCGCTACGAGGCCAGCGTGAAGCAGCCCTTCGAGGCCTTCGTCACGGAGGCGATCCAGCGCATCGCGAAGCATGACAAGGCCGTGGCGATCACGCCACGCGAGGCGATCTTCCGGCTGCATCGTGACATCCGCTTCAGCAAGGACAAGACGCCCTACAAGCTGGAGTCATCCGCCATCATTTCGCCTGCTGGCCGCAAGGACCACAGTGTGCCCGGCATCTACTTCGCCCTGGGCCCTGAGAGCGTGAAGTTCTACGGCGGGGCCTATGCGCCGGACAAGGAGCAGGTGGAGCGCATCCGCACGGCCATCATGCGTGACATGGCCACGTTCCACAAGGTGGTCCATGCCAAGACCTTCAAGGAGGTCTTCGGCACCGTGCAGGGCGAGGCGAACAAGGTGCTCCCGGCACCCTTCAAGGAAGCCGCGAAGCAGGAGCCGCTCATCGCCAACAAGCAGTTCTACGTGGGGGGCGAGCGCAAGGCCTCCCTGGTGACCGACCCCAAGCTGCTGGACGTGCTCATGGAACACTACCTCGCCATGCGTCCCTTCAATGCCTGGCTGGCCCAGGCCATGCGGTGGACCGATCCAGGCCGGTAA
- a CDS encoding YceI family protein, whose protein sequence is MKTQLITLAASAMLLVACGPTEAEIQAAKAKATADSLASLAATERIAHIDSDASNVNWTGTMLGIKKHYGIVRITEGKLAFKGPLVTGGSFAVDLNTIAPQDDANYQYSPEGSEKNTKSMLTGHLKSGDFFDVANHPTASFEITRVEGNTAYGNLTVRGQTHEEKVTDINVSEEGGSVTATGNLTFNRQKYGVAWGTGAKDAVLSDDINLSIKLSGKVS, encoded by the coding sequence ATGAAGACCCAACTCATCACCCTTGCCGCCAGCGCCATGCTGCTGGTGGCCTGTGGCCCGACCGAAGCCGAGATCCAAGCGGCGAAGGCGAAGGCCACCGCTGACAGCCTGGCCTCCTTGGCCGCCACCGAGCGCATCGCCCACATCGACAGCGATGCCAGCAACGTGAACTGGACCGGCACCATGCTCGGCATCAAGAAGCACTACGGTATCGTGAGGATCACCGAAGGCAAGCTGGCCTTCAAGGGGCCCTTGGTCACCGGCGGTTCCTTCGCAGTGGACCTCAACACCATCGCGCCCCAGGATGATGCCAACTACCAGTACAGCCCAGAAGGCTCCGAAAAGAACACGAAGAGCATGCTGACCGGCCACCTGAAGTCAGGCGATTTCTTCGATGTGGCCAACCATCCCACGGCCAGCTTCGAGATCACCCGCGTGGAAGGGAATACGGCCTACGGCAACCTCACCGTGCGCGGCCAGACCCATGAGGAGAAGGTCACTGACATCAATGTGAGCGAGGAAGGTGGCAGCGTCACGGCCACCGGCAACCTCACCTTCAACCGCCAGAAATACGGGGTGGCCTGGGGCACCGGCGCCAAGGATGCGGTGCTGAGCGACGACATCAACCTCTCGATCAAGCTTTCTGGCAAGGTCAGCTAA
- a CDS encoding 3-hydroxybutyryl-CoA dehydrogenase, producing MKVAVIGAGTMGSGIAQVAAQAGHKVVLFDTRREAVDKALAGLRKTLDKLVEKGKFTAEQADGIHSRITPASDLKDLAGRGLVIEAIVEDLGIKQKLFAELEGIMATDAILATNTSSLSVTAIAGGLKHPERMVGLHFFNPAPLLPLVEVVPGLASDDALASRSATLMTAWGKVPVICKDTPGFIVNRVARPFYGEAIRIYEEGIADMPTIDAAMKSVGFRMGPFELMDLIGNDINFTVTKTVWEAFFFDPRYKPSFTQQRQVESGRLGRKSGRGYYSYADGSTPAFPNVAPSEAAPIVERILAMLINEAADALFWQVASAKDIDLAMTKGVNYPKGLLAWADEQGAAHWLNVLESLQAKYGEDRYRPSPLFQRLAGTGGRFHA from the coding sequence ATGAAAGTCGCCGTGATCGGCGCCGGGACGATGGGCAGCGGCATCGCCCAGGTCGCTGCACAAGCCGGCCACAAGGTGGTCCTGTTCGATACGCGGAGAGAAGCGGTGGACAAAGCATTGGCCGGTCTGCGGAAGACGCTGGACAAGCTGGTGGAAAAAGGCAAGTTCACCGCCGAGCAGGCCGATGGCATCCACAGCCGCATCACCCCGGCCAGTGACCTGAAGGACCTTGCGGGCAGAGGACTGGTCATCGAAGCGATCGTAGAGGACCTTGGTATCAAGCAGAAGCTCTTCGCTGAGTTGGAAGGCATCATGGCCACGGACGCGATCCTTGCCACCAACACCTCTTCCCTGTCCGTGACGGCCATCGCCGGTGGCTTGAAGCATCCGGAACGCATGGTGGGCCTGCACTTCTTCAACCCCGCTCCCCTGCTGCCGTTGGTGGAAGTGGTGCCCGGACTGGCCAGCGATGACGCCCTCGCCAGCCGAAGCGCCACGCTGATGACAGCTTGGGGCAAGGTGCCGGTGATCTGCAAGGACACCCCCGGCTTCATCGTGAACCGGGTGGCACGGCCGTTCTACGGCGAGGCCATCCGCATCTACGAGGAAGGCATCGCCGACATGCCCACCATCGATGCCGCAATGAAGAGCGTCGGGTTCCGCATGGGTCCCTTCGAGCTGATGGACCTGATCGGCAACGACATCAACTTCACGGTGACCAAGACCGTATGGGAGGCTTTCTTCTTCGACCCGCGTTACAAACCGAGCTTCACGCAGCAGCGGCAGGTGGAGAGCGGAAGGTTGGGCAGGAAGAGCGGGCGGGGCTACTACAGCTACGCCGACGGCTCTACACCGGCATTCCCGAATGTCGCACCCTCGGAGGCAGCACCCATCGTGGAGCGGATCCTCGCCATGCTGATCAATGAAGCGGCCGATGCGCTATTCTGGCAGGTGGCCAGTGCGAAGGACATCGACCTGGCCATGACCAAGGGCGTGAACTACCCCAAGGGATTGCTGGCTTGGGCCGATGAGCAAGGCGCCGCGCACTGGCTGAACGTGCTGGAAAGCCTCCAAGCCAAGTATGGCGAGGACCGTTACCGGCCATCACCGCTTTTCCAGCGGTTGGCCGGCACCGGCGGCCGCTTTCACGCATAA
- the paaG gene encoding 2-(1,2-epoxy-1,2-dihydrophenyl)acetyl-CoA isomerase PaaG, producing the protein MPYTKILLTIADGVATISLNRPDKLNSFDREMSLETIDALENCKDDANVRAVLLTGEGRAFCAGQDLAEAIAPGTLIEEIITTQYNPIVRRLRALPKPVVAAVNGVAAGAGANIAYACDLTLAAESANFIQSFINIGLIPDSGGTFTLPRLVGMQRAFGQMILAPKVSAKEAEAQGMIWKAVPDAELMNEATALAKKLATMPTKAIALTKDALNRSSHSNLDQQLDIENELQSIAGRSHDYNEGVKAFLEKRKPVYKGE; encoded by the coding sequence ATGCCCTACACCAAGATCCTCCTCACCATCGCCGACGGCGTGGCCACCATTTCCCTGAACCGTCCGGACAAGCTCAACAGCTTCGACCGAGAGATGTCGCTGGAGACCATTGATGCGCTGGAAAACTGCAAGGACGATGCGAACGTCCGGGCCGTGCTGCTCACCGGCGAAGGGCGCGCCTTTTGCGCGGGTCAGGACCTGGCCGAGGCCATTGCTCCTGGCACGCTCATCGAGGAGATCATCACCACGCAGTACAACCCTATCGTGCGTCGCCTGCGGGCCTTACCGAAGCCCGTGGTGGCCGCGGTGAACGGTGTGGCGGCTGGTGCCGGTGCCAACATCGCCTACGCCTGCGACCTCACGCTGGCGGCCGAAAGCGCCAACTTCATCCAGAGCTTCATCAACATCGGCCTGATCCCCGACAGCGGCGGCACGTTCACCCTGCCACGCTTGGTGGGCATGCAGCGCGCCTTTGGGCAGATGATCCTGGCGCCGAAGGTGAGCGCGAAGGAGGCCGAGGCCCAAGGCATGATCTGGAAGGCCGTACCCGATGCCGAGCTGATGAACGAGGCCACCGCCCTGGCGAAGAAGCTGGCCACCATGCCCACCAAGGCCATCGCCCTCACCAAAGATGCCCTGAACCGCAGCAGCCACAGCAACCTCGACCAGCAGCTGGACATCGAGAACGAGCTGCAGAGCATCGCCGGCCGCAGCCACGACTACAACGAGGGGGTGAAGGCGTTCCTGGAGAAGCGGAAGCCGGTGTACAAGGGGGAATGA
- the paaJ gene encoding phenylacetate-CoA oxygenase subunit PaaJ, producing MITKHRILELLDYVKDPEIPVINVLELGVVRGVEVEESGKAIITITPTYTGCPAMDVMAADIKKELLEAGVPEVEVKMSLAPAWTTDWITDEGKRKLKEYGIAPPEKSADIRALKGEQPVVQCPQCNSKNTVMLSLFGSTACKALWKCEDCLEPFDQFKCL from the coding sequence ATGATCACCAAACACCGCATCCTCGAGCTCCTCGACTACGTGAAGGACCCGGAGATCCCGGTGATCAACGTGCTGGAGTTGGGCGTGGTGCGCGGCGTGGAGGTGGAAGAGAGCGGCAAGGCCATCATCACCATCACCCCCACCTACACCGGTTGCCCGGCCATGGACGTGATGGCGGCGGACATCAAGAAAGAACTTCTGGAGGCCGGCGTGCCCGAGGTGGAAGTGAAAATGAGCCTCGCCCCCGCCTGGACCACTGACTGGATAACCGACGAGGGCAAACGCAAACTGAAGGAATACGGCATCGCTCCGCCGGAAAAGAGCGCCGACATCCGCGCACTGAAAGGCGAACAACCCGTGGTGCAGTGCCCGCAGTGCAATTCGAAGAACACGGTGATGCTATCGCTCTTCGGCAGCACGGCCTGCAAGGCGCTGTGGAAGTGTGAGGATTGTTTGGAGCCGTTCGATCAGTTCAAATGTTTATGA